A genome region from Erigeron canadensis isolate Cc75 chromosome 3, C_canadensis_v1, whole genome shotgun sequence includes the following:
- the LOC122594406 gene encoding exopolygalacturonase-like, giving the protein MIGNPKYKAQKEVKTSLKMGKKSYIQRAICSLFLMASITMNHSAVIDIKAKGAKADGKTDDGPVLMAAWKEACNGPPPSSLVIPAGTYLVLPPIMLAGPCKGPIEIKATGATIKAPPELAKFKENRWITIRDVDKLTWTGGNLDGQGQAVWKGNQCAKTASCALPPNIGFTRINNSLVKDLTSTNSKFFHINILGCDNTNFDHITVNAPGDSVNTDGIHIGRLNNLNITNSVIKTGDDCISFGDGSKNVRVEKVTCGPGHGISIGSLGRYKDELPVQGIWVKNCTIIGTQNGVRIKSWPNGTPGTASDMHFEDIIMDKVMNPVIIDHQYCPSGHCDKGPTKVKMSNISFRKIKGTSATKVAVKLICSQGFCDNVEVGDINLVFQGAGGGATSECTNVKPKVVGQVVPPVCTSAPKSKI; this is encoded by the exons ATGATTGGAAACCCCAAATATAAGGCTCAGAAGGAAGTAAAAACTTCATTAAAAATGGGTAAAAAAAGCTACATTCAAAGAGCAATATGTAGCTTGTTTCTTATGGCATCAATTACAATGAACCATTCTGCTGTCATTGATATAAAAGCTAAAGGTGCAAAGGCTGATGGTAAAACTGATGATGGCCCG GTGTTAATGGCCGCTTGGAAAGAAGCATGTAATGGGCCACCACCAAGCTCGCTGGTTATTCCAGCCGGGACATATCTAGTACTTCCTCCAATTATGTTAGCTGGTCCTTGCAAGGGTCCGATTGAGATCAAGGCTACCGGAGCCACTATAAAGGCTCCTCCCGAACTTGCaaagttcaaagaaaatagGTGGATCACGATCAGGGACGTTGATAAATTAACATGGACTGGTGGTAACCTTGACGGTCAAGGGCAAGCTGTATGGAAAGGTAACCAATGCGCTAAGACTGCATCATGCGCTCTGCCACCC AATATTGGGTTTACCAGAATCAATAATTCATTAGTAAAAGATTTAACATCTACAAATAGCAAATTTTTTCACATTAATATATTGGGTTGTGACAACACCAATTTTGACCACATTACTGTTAATGCACCCGGAGACAGTGTTAACACAGATGGAATTCATATCGGGCGGTTAAACAACCTCAACATCACAAACTCAGTTATAAAAACTGGTGATGATTGTATTTCCTTTGGAGACGGTAGCAAGAACGTCCGTGTAGAAAAGGTGACATGTGGACCAGGACATGGCATCAGTATTGGAAGCTTGGGTAGGTATAAAGATGAATTACCTGTACAAGGAATTTGGGTCAAGAATTGTACCATCATTGGAACCCAAAATGGAGTTAGGATCAAAAGTTGGCCTAATGGTACTCCTGGAACCGCGAGTGATATGCATTTTGAAGACATCATCATGGACAAAGTGATGAATCCTGTTATAATCGATCATCAATATTGCCCCAGTGGACACTGTGAC AAAGGTCCAACAAAAGTGAAGATGTCCAACATAAGCTTTAGGAAGATCAAGGGAACATCGGCAACAAAAGTAGCAGTGAAGCTTATTTGCAGCCAAGGATTTTGTGACAACGTGGAGGTCGGAGATATCAACTTGGTATTTCAAGGAGCCGGAGGAGGAGCCACCTCCGAATGTACAAACGTTAAACCCAAAGTCGTCGGCCAAGTTGTCCCTCCAGTTTGTACAAGTGCGCCCAAATCTAAAATATGA
- the LOC122594601 gene encoding polygalacturonase-like, translating into MDNIRAICCFFLMALVARNHAGLVDIKAKGAKGDGKTDDGPAINNAWKEACAGAAPSGIVFPPGTYMAFPPINLTGPCKGPMEIKATGATIKAPPELEKFKTGTWISIMYVDRLTMTGGTFDGQGQESWKNKKCGDKQTSCDIPANINFGFCKHSLIKNVTSVNSKYFHIIVLRCDNTTLEHITINAPKNSPNTDGIHLSRLIGVNITNANIKTGDDCISFSERSENVRVEKVTCGPGHGISIGSLGKNPNERPVHGIWIKNCTLIGTDNGVRIKSWAAAHPGSVNDVHFEEIIMEKVANPIVIDQNYCPAKSCKV; encoded by the exons ATGGACAACATAAGAGCAATATGTTGTTTCTTTCTTATGGCATTAGTTGCAAGGAACCATGCTGGTCTTGTTGATATAAAAGCTAAAGGAGCCAAGGGAGATGGCAAAACTGATGATGGTCCG GCTATAAATAACGCTTGGAAAGAAGCATGCGCAGGAGCAGCACCAAGCGGGATAGTGTTTCCACCCGGGACTTATATGGCATTTCCCCCCATTAATTTGACTGGTCCTTGCAAGGGTCCGATGGAGATCAAAGCCACGGGAGCAACCATTAAGGCACCACCAGAGcttgaaaaatttaaaaccgGCACTTGGATCTCAATCATGTATGTCGATAGGTTGACAATGACCGGTGGAACTTTTGACGGCCAAGGCCAAGAATCATGGAAGAATAAAAAATGTGGCGATAAACAAACATCATGCGACATACCAGCT AATATCAATTTCGGCTTCTGCAAACATTCTTTAATCAAAAACGTTACGTCTGTCAATAGCAAATACTTCCATATCATAGTATTACGCTGTGACAACACCACACTTGAACACATCACCATCAATGCTCCAAAAAATAGTCCCAACACAGATGGAATTCATTTGTCGCGGTTAATTGGGGTCAACATCACAAATGCAAATATAAAGACGGGTGATGATTGCATTTCTTTTAGTGAGCGAAGCGAGAACGTCCGTGTGGAAAAGGTGACTTGCGGACCAGGGCATGGCATCAGCATCGGAAGCCTAGGTAAAAACCCAAATGAACGACCTGTTCATGGAATCTGGATCAAGAATTGTACCCTCATTGGCACTGATAATGGAGTCAGGATCAAGAGTTGGGCTGCTGCTCACCCTGGAAGCGTTAATGATGTCCATTTTGAAGAGATTATTATGGAAAAAGTGGCTAATCCCATTGTTATTGATCAAAATTATTGCCCCGCTAAGTCATGCAAGGTGTGA
- the LOC122591908 gene encoding exopolygalacturonase-like, with translation MDNINFTSKAICYLFLMALFARNQAVVVDVKAKGAKGDGITDDGPAIMNAWKEACAAPPPSSLVIPPGTYMAFPPIQLSGPCKGPIEIKATGATIKAPPEPEKFKTDTWIMITFIDRLTMTGGTYDGQGQVAWKNSNCNSKQTTCQPPVNIRFGFCKNSLIKNLTSINSKYFHIAILGCDNTTLDHLTITAPGNSRNTDGIHLARIKGLNITNSVIKTGDDCISFGDGASNIRVDKVTCGPGHGISIGSLGKFPNEQPVQGVWVKDCTLIGTDNGVRIKSWPAAEPGIVNDVHFEDIIMEKVANPIIIDQNYCPGHACKKGGPSKVKISNVSYRKIKGSSSTKVAVKFDCSAGSPCNNVELADINLTQQGGAIATSQCANVKPKVVGQVIPPACPSGPRTAV, from the exons ATGGACAACATAAATTTCACCTCAAAAGCAATATGTTACCTCTTTCTTATGGCATTGTTTGCAAGGAACCAAGCTGTTGTTGTGGATGTAAAAGCAAAAGGAGCCAAGGGCGATGGCATAACTGATGATGGCCCG GCAATAATGAACGCTTGGAAAGAGGCATGTGCCGCACCACCGCCTAGCTCACTAGTGATTCCACCCGGGACTTATATGGCATTCCCCCCTATTCAATTGAGTGGTCCTTGCAAGGGTCCGATTGAGATCAAGGCCACCGGAGCAACCATAAAGGCACCACCGGAGCCTGAAAAGTTTAAAACCGATACTTGGATCATGATAACTTTTATTGATAGATTGACTATGACAGGAGGTACTTATGATGGCCAAGGCCAAGTAGCATGGAAAAATTCAAATTGCAATAGTAAACAAACAACATGTCAACCACCAGTT AATATCAGATTCGGCTTTTGCAAAAATTCATTAATCAAAAACTTAACGTCTATTAACAGCAAGTACTTTCACATTGCAATATTAGGCTGTGACAACACCACACTTGATCACCTTACCATCACTGCTCCAGGAAATAGTCGTAACACAGATGGAATTCATCTAGCACGGATAAAAGGGCTTAACATAACAAACTCAGTTATAAAAACGGGTGATGATTGCATTTCTTTTGGTGATGGAGCAAGCAATATCCGTGTGGATAAGGTGACTTGTGGGCCAGGGCATGGTATCAGCATCGGAAGCCTAGGAAAATTCCCAAATGAACAACCTGTACAAGGAGTCTGGGTCAAGGATTGTACCCTCATTGGCACTGATAACGGTGTCAGGATTAAAAGTTGGCCTGCCGCTGAACCTGGAATCGTTAATGATGTGCATTTCGAAGATATTATCATGGAAAAAGTTGCTAATCCCATTATTATTGATCAAAACTATTGTCCCGGGCATGCGTGCAAG AAAGGTGGTCCATCAAAAGTAAAGATATCAAATGTAAGCTATAGAAAGATCAAGGGATCATCATCAACAAAGGTTGCAGTCAAGTTTGATTGTAGCGCAGGATCGCCATGTAACAATGTGGAGTTGGCAGACATTAACTTAACACAACAAGGAGGAGCAATTGCTACCTCCCAGTGTGCTAACGTAAAACCAAAAGTCGTTGGTCAAGTTATCCCTCCGGCTTGTCCAAGTGGCCCACGTACAGCCGTATGA
- the LOC122591910 gene encoding exopolygalacturonase-like — MGYVQRTICCLFSIALVARNHAVVVDVKTKGATGDGKTNDGMAIENAWYEACGASPPSSMLIPPGTYLSHAIKLRGPCKGPIEIKATGATIKAPPELAVFKNDSWITIENIKMLTLTGGTFDGQGHETWKSTKCHDSQMTCQIPVNLRLSHLKNSLFKDFTSANSKNFHIALWGCHNSTFENITIDAPRSSVNTDGIARLNGLNITNSKIRTGDDCISFGDGSKNVLIEKVTCGPGHGISIGSLGKYPNEEPVEGIYIKNCTINGTDNGVRIKSWPASHPGIASDVHFEDIIMENVGNPILIDQEYCPHDTCQKGAPSKVKLSNVSFRNIRGTSKTKVAIKLACSAGTPCENVEVADINLTVKGGGMAVSECSNVKPKVVGQNIPPACPGTTS, encoded by the exons ATGGGCTATGTTCAAAGAACCATATGTTGCTTGTTTTCTATCGCATTGGTTGCGAGGAACCATGCTGTCGTAGTTGATGTAAAAACTAAAGGTGCCACGGGTGATGGCAAAACTAATGACGGAATG GCAATAGAGAACGCTTGGTACGAAGCTTGTGGAGCATCACCACCTAGCTCGATGTTGATTCCACCAGGCACTTATTTATCACACGCCATTAAGTTACGTGGTCCATGCAAGGGTCCGATTGAGATCAAGGCCACCGGAGCCACTATAAAGGCCCCACCTGAGCTTGCCGTGTTCAAAAACGATAGCTGGATTACTATTGAGAATATAAAAATGTTGACTTTGACCGGTGGTACATTCGACGGCCAAGGTCATGAAACATGGAAGAGTACCAAATGCCATGATTCCCAAATGACTTGCCAAATACCAGTC AATCTAAGATTAAGTCACCTCAAAAATTCATTATTTAAAGACTTCACATCTGCCAATAGCAAAAACTTCCACATAGCTTTATGGGGCTGTCACAATAGCACCTTTGAAAATATCACCATTGATGCACCCAGAAGTAGTGTCAACACCGATGGTATCGCGCGGTTAAATGGGCTCAACATCACAAATTCAAAAATAAGAACCGGCGATGATTGCATTTCTTTTGGCGATGGAAGCAAAAACGTCCTTATAGAGAAAGTGACGTGCGGACCGGGACATGGTATTAGTATCGGAAGCCTAGGTAAATATCCGAATGAAGAACCTGTAGAAGGAATATATATCAAGAATTGCACCATCAATGGCACTGATAATGGAGTCAGGATAAAAAGTTGGCCAGCTTCTCACCCAGGAATCGCTAGCGATGTGCATTTTGAAGATATTATCATGGAAAATGTGGGAAATCCAATATTGATTGATCAAGAATATTGTCCTCATGATACTTGTCAG AAAGGTGCACCATCAAAAGTGAAGCTATCAAATGTGAGTTTTAGGAACATAAGGGGAACGTCGAAAACTAAGGTGGCGATAAAGCTTGCTTGCAGTGCCGGAACACCCTGCGAGAACGTGGAAGTGGCCGATATCAACTTGACAGTCAAAGGAGGGGGAATGGCCGTCTCCGAGTGTTCTAATGTAAAGCCTAAAGTTGTTGGTCAAAACATCCCCCCTGCTTGTCCAGGCACAACCAGTTAG
- the LOC122594471 gene encoding cytochrome b561 and DOMON domain-containing protein At5g35735-like gives MGCKILNLLLLIFISNIAVSYAERCRTYTFSSNTTYASCVSLPVLNSHLHWNYYNTNGTVDVAFRHTGSTMYQWVAWALNIRGSGMINAQALVALPTPNGSIEAYTSSVEGNATTLQRSALSFDVPAIRAERVGGDVIIYATLVLPNGSTNFNQVWQVGPVTNGVPATHALDTASRSSIGMVDFSTSQTGAGGSVDGSRQRLKNTHGVLCAISWGILMPIGVVTARYMMKKKKRPWFFADDKVEKKFGFYFHVTIQTIAYVLGVAGWATGLKLGGASAGSTHKVHRNIGITMFVFGTLQVLALKMRPKETSEFRTCWKFCHRLFGCLVIILSFNVFIGLDILDPIKKWKSAYIGTVSTMAAITSILEIATWLM, from the exons ATGGGTTGTAAAATCTTAAATTTGCTGCTTTTGATATTCATATCAAATATTGCAGTTTCTTATGCTGAAAGATGTAGAACATATACTTTTTCAAGTAACACAACATACGCATCATGTGTTTCTTTACCTGTTTTAAACTCCCACCTTCACTGGAACTATTACAACACTAATGGAACCGTGGACGTGGCTTTTCGCCACACGGGCTCCACCATGTATCAATGGGTTGCTTGGGCACTTAACATTCGTGGGTCGGGCATGATTAATGCTCAAGCCCTTGTTGCTTTACCAACCCCAAATGGGTCAATTGAAGCTTATACTTCATCCGTAGAAGGGAATGCAACAACTTTGCAACGAAGTGCGTTGAGCTTTGATGTTCCGGCGATCAGGGCTGAGAGAGTTGGTGGTGATGTGATTATTTATGCTACTTTGGTTTTGCCTAATGGGTCAACTAACTTTAACCAAGTTTGGCAAGTGGGTCCGGTTACTAATGGTGTCCCCGCTACTCATGCTTTGGACACGGCTAGCCGGAGTTCTATTGGAATGGTTGACTTTTCAACCAGCCAGACTGGTGCTGGTGGTAGCGTTGACGGCTCACGACAACGCCTGAAAAAT ACTCACGGAGTATTGTGTGCGATTAGTTGGGGAATATTAATGCCAATCGGAGTTGTAACTGCTAGATAtatgatgaaaaagaaaaaaagacctTGGTTTTTTGCAGATGATAAAGTAGAAAAAAAGTTTGGGTTTTACTTCCATGTTACAATACAAACAATCGCCTATGTTCTTGGAGTTGCTGGATGGGCCACTGGCCTCAAGCTTGGTGGTGCCTCGGCTGGATCCACACACAAAGTTCACAGAAATATTGGAATCACCATGTTTGTGTTTGGAACACTTCAG GTTCTTGCTCTGAAAATGAGGCCTAAAGAAACGAGCGAATTCAGAACTTGTTGGAAATTCTGTCACCGGCTTTTTGGATGTTTGGTAATCATATTGAGCTTCAACGTCTTCATAGGACTTGATATCTTGGACCCTATTAAGAAGTGGAAGTCGGCATACATCGGCACAGTTAGCACGATGGCGgctattacgagtatattagAAATAGCGACATGGTTAATGTAG
- the LOC122592772 gene encoding cytochrome b561 and DOMON domain-containing protein At5g35735-like, whose translation MGSKILSILLLIFISNIAISHAQNCGTYSFTSNTIYRACVSLPVLNSHLHWNFNANRTVDVAFRHTGSTTSQWVAWALNLRGRGMINSQALVAVTRPNGSVEAYRSSVDSFDTTLTPSRLSFEVPVIRAERVDGDVIIYATLVLPNGPTTSFTHVWQVGPVNNNGVPSTHNLDPPNRSSVGTVDFSSGQTGAGGSVGGSRQRRRNTHGVLSAVSWGVLMPMGVMVARYLKVFKVGNPAWFYLHAAIQTSAYGVGVAGWATGLKLGGDSVGIKYNTHRNIGITLFVFATLQVFALLLRPKPDNKYRIYWNFYHQGLGYSVIILSIINVYKGLDILDPEKKWKHTYTGIIIALGAIAVVFEALTWFIVLKRKKEDKRTHAGANGSYGANGSTLPL comes from the exons ATGGGTAGTAAAATCTTGAGTATTTTACTTTTGATATTCATATCAAATATTGCAATTTCTCATGCTCAAAATTGCGGAACATATTCTTTTACAAGTAACACAATATATCGAGCATGTGTTTCTTTACCTGTACTAAACTCTCATCTTCATTGGAACTTTAACGCTAATAGAACTGTCGACGTGGCTTTTCGCCATACGGGCTCCACCACGTCTCAATGGGTTGCTTGGGCCCTTAACCTTCGTGGGCGGGGTATGATTAATTCTCAAGCTCTTGTGGCTGTAACAAGACCAAACGGGTCAGTTGAGGCTTATAGGTCTTCAGTAGATAGCTTTGATACAACTTTGACACCAAGTCGGTTGAGTTTTGAAGTTCCGGTGATCAGGGCTGAGAGAGTTGATGGTGATGTGATTATTTATGCGACGTTGGTTTTGCCTAATGGACCAACAACTAGTTTTACACATGTTTGGCAAGTGGGCCCGGTTAATAATAATGGTGTTCCTTCTACTCATAATTTGGATCCGCCTAACCGGAGTTCTGTTGGAACCGTGGATTTTAGTAGTGGTCAGACGGGTGCCGGTGGTAGTGTTGGCGGGTCACGACAGCGCCGGAGAAAC ACACATGGAGTATTGAGTGCGGTTAGTTGGGGAGTACTAATGCCAATGGGAGTCATGGTTGCTAGATATTTGAAGGTTTTTAAAGTAGGTAATCCAGCTTGGTTTTACCTCCATGCTGCAATCCAAACATCGGCCTATGGCGTTGGAGTTGCCGGATGGGCTACTGGCCTCAAGCTCGGTGGTGACTCAGTCGGAATCAAGTACAATACTCACAGGAATATCGGAATCACCTTGTTTGTGTTTGCCACACTTCAG GTTTTTGCTCTGCTTTTGAGGCCTAAGCCAGATAACAAATACAGAATCTATTGGAACTTCTACCACCAAGGTCTTGGATATTCGGTAATCATCTTGAGCATCATCAACGTCTACAAAGGACTCGATATATTGGACCCTGAGAAGAAGTGGAAGCATACTTACACCGGCATAATTATCGCATTGGGAGCTATTGCGGTTGTATTTGAAGCTTTGACATGGTTCATAGTTTTGAAGAGGAAGAAGGAAGACAAAAGGACACACGCTGGAGCTAATGGTTCTTATGGAGCTAATGGGTCTACTCTTCCGTTGTAG
- the LOC122593186 gene encoding cytochrome b561 and DOMON domain-containing protein At5g47530-like produces the protein MAMVLSSKTILFIFTIIISLFFTTSSAETCKNHTFTSKRVFKSCKDLPYLHAYLHWTLYKSSRLVHIAFRAQYGPKGWVAWAINPRSTIMTGSQALVATRDAKGRMSAYTTPIIGYNPSMKPGKLEFRVSKLSAEYANKEMTIFAIVGPLRNLPIVNIVWQVGSVDRKGVPQMHEMESQNLRSAMAIDLS, from the coding sequence ATGGCTATGGTTTTAAGTTCTAAAACCATTCTATTCATCTTCactattattatttctttattcTTCACTACTTCGTCTGCTGAAACATGTAAAAATCATACTTTTACATCCAAAAGGGTCTTCAAATCTTGCAAGGATCTTCCATACCTCCATGCTTATCTCCATTGGACCCTCTATAAATCCTCAAGACTAGTTCATATTGCATTTCGAGCCCAATACGGCCCAAAAGGTTGGGTTGCTTGGGCTATCAATCCAAGATCAACAATTATGACTGGCTCGCAAGCACTGGTTGCTACTCGCGATGCTAAAGGCAGGATGTCGGCTTATACCACGCCGATTATTGGATACAACCCGTCAATGAAACCTGGGAAACTCGAATTCCGTGTTTCAAAGCTCTCGGCGGAGTATGCAAACAAGGAGATGACTATTTTTGCAATTGTTGGCCCACTCAGAAACTTGCCAATTGTCAATATAGTGTGGCAAGTTGGAAGTGTCGATCGAAAAGGTGTCCCTCAAATGCATGAAATGGAGTCGCAAAATCTTCGATCTGCCATGGCAATTGACTTATCGTAA